In Blautia sp. SC05B48, a single genomic region encodes these proteins:
- the secA gene encoding preprotein translocase subunit SecA, with protein sequence MNVFSKVFGTRSQREVKRIMPLVEKTESYQSQMQQLTDEQLRDKTREYKKRLAEGATLDDLLPEAFATVREAAKRVLGMEHYRVQIIGGIILHQGRIAEMKTGEGKTLVSTLPAYLNALEGKGVHIVTVNDYLAKRDAEWMGKVHEFLGLTVGVVLNDMKPEERRAAYGCDITYVTNNELGFDYLRDNMVIYKEQLVQRDLHYCIIDEIDSVLIDEARTPLIISGQSGKSTKLYEVCDILAQQLERGEASHEMTKMAAIMGEEVIETGDFVVNEKDKIVNLTEQGIKKVEKFFNIENLADPENLEIQHNIILALRAHNLMHKDQDYVVKDDEILIVDEFTGRIMPGRRYSDGLHQAIEAKEHVKVKRESKTLATITFQNFFNKYDKKGGMTGTALTEEKEFRDIYGMDVVEIPTNRVVQRKDLDDAVYMTKKEKFNAVVEAVKEAHAKHQPVLVGTITIETSELLSRMLKREGIPHNVLNAKFHELEAEIVAQAGQADAVTIATNMAGRGTDIKLDDVAREAGGLKIIGTERHESRRIDNQLRGRSGRQGDPGESRFYISLEDDLMRLFGSERLMKVFTSLGVEENEQIEHKMLSNAIEKAQEKIEFNNFGIRKNLLDYDQVNNEQREIIYEERRQVLDGENMRDAIYKMITDIVDSMTDMCFSDDMDSSEWDLDEFNTAITPIIPIHPLTAEKVKGHKKDEIKHIVKEEAVKLYEAKEAEFPEPEQLRELERVVLLKCIDSKWMDHIDDMEMLRQGIGLMAYGQRDPVVEYKMNAFEMFNSMISSIQEDTVRMLYHVHVEQKIEREQVAKVTGTNKDDSAGPKKPVQRKEDKVYPNDPCPCGSGKKYKQCCGRKAAKI encoded by the coding sequence ATGAATGTTTTTTCAAAAGTATTTGGAACCCGCAGCCAGCGTGAGGTAAAACGTATCATGCCGCTGGTTGAAAAAACCGAGAGCTATCAGTCTCAGATGCAGCAGCTTACTGATGAGCAGTTACGAGACAAGACAAGAGAATATAAGAAACGTCTTGCAGAAGGTGCAACACTGGATGATCTTCTTCCGGAGGCATTTGCCACTGTACGTGAGGCAGCCAAGCGTGTACTTGGAATGGAGCATTACCGGGTACAGATCATCGGTGGTATCATCCTTCATCAGGGCCGTATCGCCGAGATGAAAACAGGTGAAGGTAAAACTCTTGTTTCCACACTTCCTGCATACCTGAATGCCCTTGAGGGAAAAGGTGTCCACATCGTAACCGTCAACGACTACCTGGCAAAACGAGATGCCGAGTGGATGGGTAAGGTTCACGAGTTCCTTGGCCTGACCGTAGGCGTGGTACTTAACGACATGAAGCCGGAAGAGCGCCGTGCAGCATACGGATGTGATATCACATACGTAACAAACAACGAACTTGGATTTGATTATCTTCGTGACAACATGGTCATCTATAAAGAACAGCTTGTTCAGAGAGATCTTCACTACTGTATCATCGATGAGATCGACTCTGTTCTGATCGATGAGGCACGTACACCTCTGATCATTTCCGGACAGAGCGGCAAGTCCACCAAGCTTTATGAAGTGTGCGATATCCTTGCACAGCAGCTGGAGCGTGGTGAGGCCAGCCATGAAATGACCAAGATGGCAGCCATCATGGGTGAGGAGGTTATCGAGACCGGTGACTTCGTCGTAAATGAGAAGGACAAGATCGTCAACCTTACCGAGCAGGGTATCAAGAAGGTTGAGAAATTCTTTAATATCGAGAACCTGGCAGATCCGGAAAACCTGGAAATCCAGCACAACATCATCCTTGCACTTCGTGCACATAATCTGATGCATAAGGATCAGGATTATGTTGTAAAAGATGACGAGATCCTTATCGTTGATGAGTTTACCGGACGTATCATGCCGGGCCGTCGTTACTCCGATGGTCTTCATCAGGCGATCGAGGCGAAAGAGCATGTGAAGGTTAAAAGAGAGAGTAAGACTCTTGCAACCATTACCTTCCAGAACTTTTTCAACAAATATGACAAAAAAGGCGGTATGACTGGTACAGCTCTTACCGAGGAAAAAGAGTTCCGCGATATCTACGGCATGGACGTTGTAGAGATCCCGACCAACCGCGTGGTACAGCGTAAAGACCTTGACGATGCCGTTTACATGACAAAGAAAGAGAAATTCAACGCCGTTGTAGAGGCAGTTAAGGAAGCTCACGCAAAACATCAGCCGGTATTGGTTGGTACGATCACCATCGAGACTTCCGAGCTTCTCAGCAGAATGCTGAAGAGAGAGGGAATCCCCCACAACGTATTGAATGCCAAGTTCCATGAGCTTGAGGCTGAGATCGTAGCTCAGGCAGGACAGGCAGATGCCGTTACCATCGCGACCAACATGGCAGGTCGTGGTACCGATATCAAGCTTGATGATGTGGCAAGAGAGGCCGGTGGTTTGAAGATCATCGGTACCGAGCGTCATGAGTCAAGACGTATCGATAACCAGCTCCGTGGACGTTCCGGACGACAGGGAGATCCGGGTGAATCTCGTTTCTACATTTCCCTTGAGGATGATCTGATGCGTCTGTTCGGTTCCGAGAGATTGATGAAGGTGTTCACATCCCTTGGTGTTGAGGAGAATGAGCAGATTGAGCACAAGATGCTTTCCAATGCCATCGAGAAAGCCCAGGAGAAGATCGAGTTCAACAACTTTGGTATCCGTAAAAATCTTCTCGACTATGACCAGGTTAACAATGAGCAGAGAGAGATCATCTACGAGGAGCGCCGCCAGGTACTTGACGGTGAGAATATGCGTGATGCCATCTACAAGATGATCACAGATATCGTAGACAGCATGACAGACATGTGCTTCTCCGATGATATGGATTCTTCTGAGTGGGATCTTGATGAGTTCAATACTGCGATCACTCCGATCATCCCGATCCATCCGCTGACCGCTGAGAAGGTAAAAGGCCATAAGAAAGACGAGATCAAGCACATTGTGAAGGAAGAGGCTGTGAAGCTTTATGAAGCAAAAGAGGCTGAGTTCCCGGAACCGGAGCAGCTTCGTGAGCTTGAGCGAGTTGTCCTTCTGAAATGCATCGACAGCAAATGGATGGATCATATCGATGATATGGAAATGCTCCGTCAGGGTATCGGTCTGATGGCGTATGGCCAGAGAGATCCGGTTGTTGAGTACAAGATGAACGCATTCGAGATGTTTAACAGCATGATCAGCTCTATTCAGGAAGACACTGTACGTATGCTGTATCATGTTCATGTAGAGCAGAAGATTGAGCGTGAGCAGGTTGCTAAGGTAACCGGCACAAACAAAGATGACAGCGCAGGCCCGAAGAAACCGGTTCAGCGAAAAGAAGATAAAGTATATCCGAATGATCCGTGCCCATGCGGAAGCGGCAAGAAATACAAACAGTGCTGCGGACGCAAGGCTGCCAAGATCTGA
- a CDS encoding carbon-nitrogen hydrolase family protein, which translates to MAIIKTAILQTHVYTDKFRNITQAAELLASPELQGIDLAVLPEMFCCPYENKYFPEYAETEGGDTWEKCSRLAAEHRLYLIAGSMPERDEAGHIYNTSYVFDKNGHQIGKHRKMHLFDIDVKGGQYFKESDTLTPGDQVTVFDTEFGKIGLCICYDFRFPELARLMVDEGAQVIIVPAAFNMTTGPLHWELMFRQRAVDNQVYTIGAAPARDLNAGYHSWGHSIAVDPWGKVLMEMDEKLAVKVVELELDEVKKVREQLPLLKHRRGDIYALTTFSL; encoded by the coding sequence ATGGCAATTATAAAAACTGCAATTCTTCAGACACATGTATATACTGATAAATTTCGCAACATCACCCAGGCGGCAGAACTTCTTGCCAGCCCGGAGCTTCAGGGGATCGATCTGGCAGTCCTGCCCGAAATGTTCTGCTGTCCTTACGAAAATAAATACTTTCCGGAATATGCCGAAACTGAGGGCGGAGATACCTGGGAAAAATGTTCCCGACTGGCGGCAGAACACAGGCTTTATCTTATAGCCGGAAGCATGCCGGAGAGAGATGAAGCCGGCCATATTTATAACACTTCTTATGTCTTTGACAAAAATGGTCATCAGATCGGTAAGCACCGGAAGATGCATCTTTTTGATATTGATGTAAAAGGCGGTCAGTATTTTAAAGAATCCGATACTCTGACACCAGGAGACCAGGTGACGGTTTTTGACACAGAATTTGGAAAGATAGGCCTTTGCATCTGCTACGACTTTCGTTTCCCGGAGCTTGCCAGGCTGATGGTGGACGAAGGTGCCCAGGTGATCATCGTGCCGGCTGCTTTTAACATGACCACAGGTCCGCTGCACTGGGAGCTGATGTTCCGCCAGAGAGCCGTGGACAATCAAGTATATACTATCGGAGCTGCACCTGCCAGAGACCTGAACGCCGGATATCATTCCTGGGGCCATTCCATTGCCGTAGATCCCTGGGGAAAAGTCCTCATGGAGATGGATGAGAAGCTGGCTGTGAAGGTTGTGGAACTGGAACTGGACGAGGTAAAAAAAGTCCGGGAGCAGCTGCCGCTTCTGAAGCACAGGAGAGGGGATATTTACGCCCTGACCACGTTTTCGTTGTAA
- the prfB gene encoding peptide chain release factor 2 (programmed frameshift), translated as MVELDQFKSILATYTEPLVEVRDSLDLANKEQKVEELEREMEAPDFWDNAEASQMKMKQLKSLKDDIETYHNLETQMEDMETMIEMGYEENDPEIVPEIQEMLDEFQASFDSIRVKTLLSGEYDGENAIIKLNAGAGGTEACDWCGMLYRMYSRWAEKKGFALEVLDYLDGDEAGVKSVTFQVNGENAYGYLKSEKGVHRLVRISPFNAAGKRQTSFVSCDVMPDIKKDLDVEINDDDIRIDTYRSSGAGGQHINKTSSAIRITHFPTGIVVQCQNERSQHMNKDKAMQMLKAKLYMLKQQEAEEKLSGIRGEVTDIGWGNQIRSYVLQPYTMVKDHRTNEETGNVDAVLDGGIDIFINAYLKWIALAKKKE; from the exons GTGGTTGAGTTAGATCAGTTCAAGAGTATTCTTGCAACATACACAGAGCCATTAGTGGAAGTGAGGGATTCACTT GACCTCGCTAACAAAGAGCAGAAGGTCGAAGAATTAGAGCGCGAGATGGAAGCGCCTGATTTCTGGGATAATGCGGAAGCATCCCAGATGAAGATGAAACAGTTAAAGAGTCTCAAGGACGATATTGAGACATACCATAATCTGGAAACACAGATGGAAGATATGGAAACCATGATCGAGATGGGGTACGAGGAGAATGATCCTGAGATCGTCCCTGAGATCCAGGAAATGCTGGACGAGTTCCAGGCAAGTTTTGACAGCATCCGTGTGAAGACACTTCTTTCCGGAGAGTACGACGGAGAGAATGCCATCATCAAGCTGAACGCAGGAGCCGGCGGTACAGAAGCCTGTGACTGGTGCGGAATGCTTTACCGTATGTACAGCAGATGGGCGGAGAAGAAAGGCTTTGCGCTGGAAGTACTGGATTACCTTGACGGTGATGAGGCCGGTGTGAAATCTGTAACCTTCCAGGTGAACGGAGAGAACGCCTACGGTTATCTGAAATCCGAGAAGGGTGTTCATCGTCTTGTACGTATTTCCCCGTTTAATGCAGCAGGAAAGAGACAGACCTCTTTTGTATCCTGCGATGTTATGCCGGATATCAAGAAGGATCTGGACGTTGAGATCAATGATGACGATATCCGTATCGATACCTACCGAAGCAGTGGTGCCGGCGGACAGCATATCAACAAGACCTCCTCTGCGATCCGTATCACCCATTTTCCGACAGGAATCGTGGTACAGTGCCAGAATGAACGTTCTCAGCACATGAACAAGGATAAGGCTATGCAGATGCTGAAGGCCAAGCTGTATATGCTGAAACAGCAGGAAGCTGAGGAGAAGCTTTCCGGCATTCGAGGCGAAGTGACAGATATCGGCTGGGGAAACCAGATCCGTTCCTATGTCCTGCAGCCATACACCATGGTAAAAGACCATAGAACCAATGAAGAAACCGGTAATGTTGACGCAGTTCTGGACGGCGGTATTGACATTTTTATCAATGCATACCTGAAATGGATCGCGCTGGCGAAAAAGAAAGAATAA
- a CDS encoding ACT domain-containing protein, with the protein MQKQVEKKKYYVVRERAVPEVLLKVVEAKRLLESKRVATVQEAAERTGISRSSFYKYKDDIFPFHEETKGKTITFIIQMDDEPGLLSMVLQTIARFHGNILTIHQSIPINGVATLTLSVDILPGEGDAEAMVEDIEQRDGIHYLKILGRE; encoded by the coding sequence ATGCAGAAACAGGTTGAAAAGAAAAAATACTATGTAGTAAGAGAACGGGCAGTGCCGGAAGTACTTCTCAAGGTGGTTGAGGCCAAGAGACTGCTGGAATCCAAACGGGTGGCTACTGTTCAGGAAGCTGCTGAAAGGACCGGGATCAGCCGCAGTTCTTTTTACAAATATAAGGACGATATTTTTCCTTTCCACGAGGAGACCAAGGGAAAGACCATCACCTTTATCATTCAGATGGACGATGAGCCGGGGCTTTTATCAATGGTGCTGCAGACGATTGCCCGTTTTCACGGTAATATCCTGACCATACATCAGAGTATTCCAATTAACGGAGTCGCAACACTGACGCTGAGCGTTGACATCCTTCCGGGAGAAGGCGACGCAGAGGCTATGGTGGAGGATATTGAGCAGAGAGACGGTATACACTATTTGAAAATTTTAGGCAGGGAGTAA
- a CDS encoding homoserine dehydrogenase: MINIAVLGYGTVGSGVVEVINTNHESINKRAGDEINIKYVLDLRDFPGDPVEKVLVHDYEVIVNDPEVDIVVEVMGGIEPAYTFVKRALQAGKSVSTSNKALVAKHGSELMEIAKEKNINFLFEASCGGGIPIIRALNSSLTADEIDEITGILNGTTNYMLYKMSTENCDFDTVLKEAQAKGYAEADPTADVGGADACRKIAILSSLAYGKFLNYEDIYTEGITKITPADMEYAKELGMTIKLLATSRRIGDSFYAMVAPFLVGQSSPLYSVNDVFNAVFVHGNVLGDAMFYGSGAGKLPTASAVVADVVDEAKHLHRNIMTNWSSYALKLMDMDEVEGRFFVRVSDTTMDEVEKAFGDVQTIEPDDLPDEFGFITPVMKQAEYYEKISKLTGKVLAMIRVKD, encoded by the coding sequence ATGATAAACATAGCAGTATTAGGCTACGGTACAGTAGGAAGCGGAGTTGTTGAAGTCATCAACACCAATCATGAGAGCATTAACAAGAGAGCCGGAGATGAGATCAACATCAAATACGTTCTTGACTTAAGAGATTTCCCGGGAGATCCGGTTGAGAAAGTTCTGGTTCATGATTATGAAGTGATCGTAAACGATCCGGAGGTAGATATTGTTGTTGAGGTTATGGGCGGAATCGAGCCGGCTTATACTTTTGTAAAAAGAGCGCTTCAGGCAGGAAAGAGCGTAAGCACATCCAATAAGGCCCTGGTAGCCAAGCATGGTTCCGAGCTTATGGAGATCGCAAAAGAAAAAAATATCAACTTCCTTTTTGAGGCAAGCTGCGGCGGCGGTATCCCGATCATCCGTGCACTGAATTCTTCATTGACAGCAGATGAGATCGATGAGATCACAGGAATCCTTAACGGAACCACAAACTACATGCTTTACAAGATGAGCACAGAGAACTGTGATTTTGATACGGTTCTGAAGGAAGCCCAGGCAAAGGGCTATGCAGAGGCAGATCCGACTGCAGATGTAGGAGGTGCTGACGCATGCCGTAAGATCGCCATCCTTTCTTCACTTGCATACGGAAAATTCCTGAATTACGAGGATATTTATACAGAGGGAATCACAAAGATCACACCGGCAGATATGGAATATGCAAAAGAGCTTGGCATGACCATCAAGCTTCTTGCCACAAGCCGCAGGATCGGAGATTCTTTCTATGCAATGGTAGCGCCGTTCCTGGTAGGTCAGAGCAGCCCGCTTTACAGTGTAAATGATGTGTTTAATGCAGTATTTGTGCACGGAAACGTTCTTGGAGATGCCATGTTCTACGGAAGCGGAGCAGGTAAGCTTCCGACTGCAAGTGCAGTAGTTGCAGATGTTGTGGATGAAGCAAAGCATCTCCACAGAAATATTATGACAAACTGGAGCAGCTATGCCCTGAAGCTTATGGATATGGATGAAGTTGAGGGACGTTTCTTCGTACGTGTGTCTGATACTACTATGGATGAAGTGGAAAAAGCTTTTGGTGATGTACAGACCATTGAGCCGGATGACCTTCCGGACGAATTCGGATTTATCACACCGGTGATGAAGCAGGCTGAATATTATGAGAAGATCAGCAAGCTTACCGGAAAAGTACTGGCAATGATCCGTGTAAAGGATTGA
- a CDS encoding aspartate kinase, whose protein sequence is MLIVKKFGGTSVANKERIFNVARRCIEDYKKGNDVVVVLSAMGKYTDELITMAKDINDKPPKREMDMLFTIGEQMSVALMSMAMDSLGVPAVSLNAFQVAMHTTSAHGSARLKKIDAARIRRELDNRRIVVVTGFQGIDKYNDYTTLGRGGSDTTAVAIAAALHADACEIYTDVDGVYTADPRKVSNARKLQEITYDEMLDLATLGAGVLHNRSVEMAKKYGVPLVVRSSLNNSEGTVVKEEVTVERMLISGVALDTDAVRIAVIGLKDSPGVAFKLFDTLAKKNINVDMILQSIGRAGTKDISFTVDKNDLDDAMDVLEANQARIAYSELHAEKNIAKLSIVGAGMMSNPGVAAKMFESLYNEGVNINMIATSEIRVTVLINEKDGVRAMNAVHDAFNLAD, encoded by the coding sequence ATGTTGATCGTAAAAAAATTTGGCGGTACTTCTGTGGCAAACAAAGAGCGTATCTTTAACGTTGCCAGAAGATGTATCGAAGATTACAAAAAAGGAAACGACGTGGTGGTCGTGCTTTCTGCAATGGGTAAGTATACCGATGAGCTGATCACCATGGCAAAAGATATCAATGACAAACCTCCGAAACGTGAGATGGATATGCTTTTTACCATCGGAGAGCAGATGTCAGTGGCACTGATGTCCATGGCTATGGACAGTCTGGGAGTACCGGCTGTTTCCCTGAACGCTTTTCAGGTAGCTATGCATACAACAAGTGCACACGGCAGCGCACGCCTGAAAAAGATCGATGCGGCACGTATCCGCAGAGAGCTGGATAACCGCAGGATCGTTGTGGTCACAGGCTTCCAGGGCATTGATAAATATAATGACTATACCACACTTGGACGTGGCGGTTCTGATACCACAGCCGTAGCTATTGCAGCAGCACTTCATGCAGATGCTTGTGAGATCTATACCGATGTGGATGGTGTTTATACCGCAGACCCGCGTAAGGTTTCGAATGCCCGCAAGCTCCAGGAGATCACTTATGACGAGATGCTTGATCTGGCAACTCTGGGTGCGGGAGTGCTTCATAACCGTTCTGTGGAGATGGCAAAGAAATACGGCGTGCCGCTGGTGGTACGCTCCAGTCTCAACAACAGCGAAGGAACTGTGGTAAAGGAGGAAGTAACAGTGGAGAGAATGCTGATCAGCGGTGTTGCTCTGGATACAGATGCAGTACGTATTGCTGTGATCGGACTTAAAGATTCACCAGGAGTGGCATTTAAGCTTTTTGATACCCTGGCTAAGAAAAATATCAATGTGGATATGATCCTTCAGTCTATCGGCCGTGCCGGAACCAAGGATATTTCCTTTACCGTTGATAAAAATGATCTGGACGATGCAATGGATGTTCTGGAAGCTAACCAGGCACGCATCGCCTATTCTGAGCTTCATGCGGAGAAAAACATTGCCAAGCTTTCTATTGTAGGAGCAGGCATGATGAGCAATCCGGGTGTTGCTGCAAAAATGTTCGAGAGCCTTTACAATGAGGGTGTGAACATCAATATGATCGCAACATCTGAGATCCGTGTGACGGTTCTCATTAACGAGAAAGATGGCGTACGTGCCATGAATGCGGTACATGATGCGTTTAATCTTGCAGACTAA
- a CDS encoding DUF975 family protein: MRKNLKGCKKLAGETLAGNFTVPVIGSIAVAAMSAISSYISTALFPGDSLYAIIGGEVFSFILSLVICVFSAGLYRIYLNISRREAYSFGDLLYFFSHQPDHVIVTSFVLALINLVTSLPLVWFSFTSNMGNTTKEQMNWTVTYMLLTLLGFALNLLAAMPFTMSYYILSDNSDIKGVQALKASAKLMKGHYWEYMKMLLSFVPWIIFSIFTLYLALIWLVPYIETCMAVFYRNISGEFDEPPAEPYPPVTPIPQFHDETEA; the protein is encoded by the coding sequence ATGAGAAAAAATCTGAAGGGCTGTAAGAAGCTGGCAGGGGAAACTCTGGCCGGTAATTTTACTGTCCCTGTGATCGGGAGCATTGCAGTTGCGGCGATGAGCGCAATTTCAAGCTATATTTCCACAGCACTTTTTCCGGGAGATTCCCTGTATGCGATCATTGGAGGAGAGGTATTCAGTTTTATCCTTTCTCTGGTGATCTGTGTTTTTTCCGCAGGACTTTACCGGATCTACCTGAATATTTCCAGAAGGGAAGCCTACTCTTTCGGAGATCTTCTGTACTTTTTCAGCCATCAGCCGGATCATGTGATCGTGACATCTTTTGTGCTGGCATTGATCAATCTGGTGACATCACTTCCATTGGTGTGGTTTTCTTTTACAAGCAATATGGGAAATACAACGAAGGAGCAGATGAACTGGACAGTAACTTACATGCTGCTCACACTTCTCGGGTTCGCGCTGAACCTGCTGGCAGCTATGCCGTTCACCATGAGCTATTACATCCTGTCCGATAATTCGGACATAAAAGGAGTACAGGCGCTGAAAGCCAGTGCGAAGCTTATGAAAGGACATTACTGGGAATATATGAAAATGCTCTTAAGTTTTGTTCCGTGGATCATTTTTTCCATATTTACATTGTATCTGGCACTGATCTGGCTGGTGCCTTATATAGAAACCTGTATGGCAGTTTTCTATCGGAATATTTCCGGAGAGTTCGATGAGCCACCGGCGGAGCCGTATCCTCCGGTGACTCCGATCCCTCAGTTCCATGATGAAACAGAAGCCTGA
- a CDS encoding Gx transporter family protein — protein sequence MKRKTAYLGLFAAVAIIFGYVESLIPVFTGIPGIKLGLANLAVLFILDRYSFKEAALVSVVRILVIGFMFGNLFSILYSLAGAALSLTVMDLLKKHSCFSLIGISVAGGVTHNIGQLIVAMIVVSNTSLMIYAPALLVAGVLAGILIGVLTKEVVGRLPLNL from the coding sequence ATGAAACGAAAAACAGCTTATCTCGGATTATTTGCCGCAGTAGCAATCATTTTTGGATATGTGGAGTCTCTGATCCCTGTATTTACAGGGATTCCGGGTATCAAGCTCGGACTTGCAAACCTGGCGGTGCTTTTTATACTGGACCGATATTCCTTTAAAGAAGCGGCTCTCGTGTCCGTTGTCAGAATCCTGGTGATCGGATTTATGTTTGGAAATCTGTTCAGTATTTTGTATAGTCTGGCTGGCGCTGCGCTTAGCCTGACTGTGATGGATCTTTTGAAAAAACATTCCTGCTTCAGTCTGATCGGTATCAGTGTGGCCGGTGGTGTCACACATAATATCGGTCAGCTGATCGTTGCCATGATCGTGGTGAGCAATACGAGTTTGATGATTTATGCACCGGCACTGCTGGTGGCAGGTGTCCTGGCAGGTATTCTCATAGGAGTGTTGACAAAGGAAGTTGTGGGACGACTTCCTTTGAATCTATAA
- a CDS encoding NusG domain II-containing protein, translated as MKKKEMIFIAGILILAGVLWLGFQIAGKRSHNMIRITVDGKEFGTYSLSQDQIIHIGDTNVCEIKDGKVTMIEATCPDHYCMKQKAVDEHGGSIICLPNKVVIEGENTAEDSESSPKIDAVT; from the coding sequence TTGAAGAAAAAAGAAATGATTTTTATTGCCGGGATCCTGATTCTGGCAGGGGTTCTCTGGCTTGGTTTTCAGATTGCGGGGAAACGGTCCCATAATATGATCCGTATTACCGTTGACGGAAAAGAGTTCGGAACCTATTCTCTTTCCCAGGACCAGATCATACACATCGGAGACACCAATGTCTGCGAGATCAAAGATGGAAAAGTTACCATGATCGAAGCAACCTGCCCGGATCATTACTGTATGAAACAGAAGGCTGTGGACGAGCACGGCGGTTCCATCATCTGCCTTCCTAATAAGGTTGTGATAGAAGGGGAAAATACTGCAGAGGATTCGGAGAGTTCCCCGAAAATTGATGCGGTGACATAA
- a CDS encoding FMN-binding protein: MKNQNFYMRVISLLLVVLAVLFYNSSMKAQANEKEIAALTDKVDTLQEQQNELLSALETSYANRVKNQSTAAETEASSSDSTDNESVDSSGSGSTADSGEADSSGDNVYKDGTYTGEAQGYGGTIQVEVTLSGDEITSINVTSAPGEDSAYLSQAESVIDSIISAQSTDVDTVSGATFSSTGILNAVDEALGKAENS, from the coding sequence ATGAAAAACCAGAATTTTTACATGAGAGTGATCTCATTGCTGTTAGTGGTTCTTGCTGTGCTTTTTTATAACAGCAGCATGAAAGCCCAGGCAAATGAAAAAGAGATCGCGGCTCTGACAGATAAGGTAGATACACTTCAGGAGCAGCAGAATGAACTTCTCAGCGCGCTGGAGACAAGCTACGCAAACCGTGTGAAGAACCAGAGTACTGCAGCAGAAACCGAGGCATCCAGCAGCGACAGCACAGACAACGAATCTGTGGACAGCTCCGGTTCAGGCAGTACAGCGGACAGTGGCGAAGCAGACAGCAGCGGAGATAATGTCTATAAAGACGGAACCTATACAGGAGAAGCACAGGGTTACGGTGGAACGATTCAGGTTGAGGTGACGCTTTCCGGTGATGAGATCACATCCATTAATGTGACAAGCGCTCCCGGTGAGGACAGCGCGTATCTTTCTCAGGCAGAAAGCGTGATCGATTCTATTATCAGTGCCCAGAGTACAGATGTGGACACCGTATCAGGAGCAACTTTTAGTTCCACAGGAATTCTGAATGCGGTTGATGAAGCTCTTGGAAAGGCGGAAAATTCATGA
- a CDS encoding 4Fe-4S binding protein: MKKRQREVRLMRAGIQLAFFIAAPSLFSTAFAGIKSIFLAIGSGQAVEWNSFLTVTAVLLIFTCFFGRHFCGYACAFGSFGDAVYEGFSWIWTKCFHKKKKPALSEKLVHRLQKVKYIVLALILLSCITGVYGKLTGTSPWDVFSMITAGRLPNSKYLVGIILLILIMIGMCTQERFFCQFLCPMGAVFALMPILPGALFRRNREKCPPKCGLCKKRCPAHLDIDGDTAMSGECLCCHACAATCPRKNIHIGTTEEK, encoded by the coding sequence ATGAAAAAGAGACAGAGGGAAGTAAGGCTGATGCGTGCGGGGATACAGTTAGCGTTCTTTATTGCGGCACCTTCTCTGTTCTCTACAGCTTTTGCGGGAATCAAATCAATCTTTCTTGCCATTGGATCCGGACAGGCGGTGGAGTGGAATTCTTTTTTGACCGTGACGGCCGTTCTTCTGATCTTCACCTGCTTTTTCGGAAGACATTTCTGTGGATATGCGTGTGCGTTCGGATCTTTCGGCGATGCCGTGTACGAAGGCTTTTCCTGGATCTGGACGAAATGTTTTCATAAAAAAAAGAAACCAGCCCTTTCTGAAAAGCTGGTCCACAGACTTCAGAAAGTCAAATATATCGTACTGGCCCTGATCCTGCTTTCCTGCATCACAGGTGTATACGGAAAGCTCACAGGAACCAGCCCGTGGGATGTTTTTTCCATGATCACAGCTGGACGGCTTCCAAACAGTAAATACTTGGTGGGGATCATCCTGCTGATCCTGATCATGATCGGAATGTGCACCCAGGAGCGCTTTTTCTGCCAGTTTCTCTGCCCGATGGGAGCGGTGTTTGCGCTGATGCCGATTTTGCCGGGAGCCTTATTCCGGAGAAATCGTGAGAAATGCCCGCCGAAATGCGGACTTTGTAAAAAGAGATGTCCGGCGCATCTGGATATTGACGGTGATACGGCGATGTCAGGGGAATGTCTTTGCTGCCATGCCTGTGCGGCGACATGCCCGCGGAAAAATATTCACATTGGAACAACTGAGGAAAAATAA